TGTTGtggttttattgatttttgtcTACTGTACGGCCAGTATACACACATATCTGGTTTCCGAAAccataagagaaggacaaactGGAgcgaagacaaagaaaatggcTTTTACATACCTGCCAACTTGCCTGGAGGCATTCTCGAAAAACTTTGTTTTGGAGGCAACactgcagaaaaagaagaaaacagacattttggaATTGTGGGGAAAACATATGACATTTGTGCGATACTTAGCTAGGGAAGCCAAGTGCAGCCATTTTACAGACCGTCTTCatagcagacattttgacatgttagAACACGAAAAGCAAAAGGTGTAGCTCCAATGTACAGTAGATGATCCTGTTTCCTAAGAATGTCCATGCCGTCTCACTTGACCAGCTGACTGAGATACTTGATGGAATTGTACCATCGATAATTATTTGTCACACCTATATTCCTGTTCGGACGAGTCCAAATGTCTGCCAGTAGGTCTAATCTCAAGCAGAAATTAATTCGtacaaataaacaacataaaccTGTGCCCTGATGTTTTTGACCAAGTGGGTGCGTGAGAACAAGCTGTTAACACAATgttgacatattatcaccttctCAGTATGACACAAACCTGTTAGCAAACAGTCGCCTATATTACATATCCAGCAGTTACGAAGTAAAATCAGTATTTGTCTGGAGCTGTGTTTTCGCTCAGTAGAGATGATTGGAGCTGaagagtcaggtgataattaTCTGCGTGTTCACATGCAAGCAGTCGCGTGATCCATTATTAGAATAAAAATATTAGCTAGAAGCATTTAATGAGGTAACAGAATCTATAAATAAATGTCACCTCAGCTGCTCTGGGCTCCCATATTTATTCAGTTCCACCTCGTACCCAACAGTAATTTCATGAGCCCTAACCCTGAGTCTTGTCATGTCCCTGCTGATTCTGAGGTCCTGGAATTTGCATCAGTTCAAGGttgtttaaactgtgagctctgttgtttttaattcaaaCAGCAGATCCAACAGTGGAGCACTTATTGGACCTCTTGATCCCTTCTGCATTAGCATACCTACAAgtatctccaaaaaaaaaaaaaaaaaaaaaaggcaggggGGGCTACAGACTTTTGTTTCCCTGCACAGCACTTACTAGGATGTGGGCGTGCCCTCGCTGCTGGCTGTAGTCTGGGGCTTTTGTGGAGTGGGGTATCTGGAGGGGGGCTCAGGAGGCCTGACTGGGGGTCTGCAAATGGCATGTTTCTCTGTGGACCTCGTTCTGGTCAGACCATCAGAatctcctgaaaaacaaaaacaatactgAAGCTTCATGTAACAGTTCAGCAGGAATGTGCAGGAATTAGGGAATATTCAGTAAATTCAACTTCTGAGGTTATGACAATATTAAGTTAAGAGGTGTACAGGAATTTTATGAATTTAAACCTCACTACTATGTTCAACAGCTAGTCCCTAAACTTTCCCTGCCTGCAGTGTGGTGCTGGGCAGGTTGTGTTGAGTGGGTTTATCACAGCCTTTTTTGCTGAAATCAgcttttgctgctgctggaaacgaGGTTCATGAGAGCAGGGAGGGCAacacaaaacagtgagctgaaaatGCTCGACAATCACATTCAATTACAGTAAGTGAAAATCAATGATACAATGACAATTTGGACAGCTACAGTGTACAACACTTAAATACTGCCTGGGAATTCAAAGCTAGAAATCAGCACAGAATCTGTATCAGCAACCAAGAGCTTAACAGCGACTGCTTCATCATCCATTGTTAATGTTCAGGATACACTCATGTCTGGTGGTACGAACAGCTTCTTTAGTAACACTGTTTAGGTGAAACGAAATGAAATGAAGCTAATatcaaatctttatttaaccatcactgcaacaacaaacagcaataACCAAATACAAATCAATGGAAAACGATGGAATGATTTTGATGTACTGATAAAGGGAGAGTGAGCAGATTATGTTGCAAATTTGTGATGTATAGACCAGCACATACaaatttgcttttcatttgacACTAtattcttttttcccttttttatcttgtaaagctttaaaaaaaaaaaaaaaaaaaaaaaaaaaacctctcaatATGAGCAAACTTATTTGCAGATAAACAAGTATGAGTTAAGAAAttttcagccacacacacacacacctacggaGACACACACCCAGAGGGTTCCTCATACCTTCTCTGCTGGCTGATGCGCCCTTTGGTTGTGGTCTTCTGCTCTGGAAGGACGGTACTCGGCTCACATAGACTCCAGATTCCCCATTTGCCGCTGAAGAGGAATCTGGCTTGTGCCTCGAATCGTCTATCTTCCCAGCATCAAAGTCTGAATGTCTGTCCTGACGGTTAGCTGGTCTGGGCATCAGAACTTGCCTCGGAGGAGGTTCCTTTGGAACCTGCGGAGCACAGCTTATAGGTTTTGTCCGCTGCAGGGGAACAGGGCTCACTGGAACGCCCAGGTCCGCGGAGGAGCTGTCGTCCTGGCCATCTGTCACAAAGAAACAACCGCAACGATTAACGCAAGGTTGTGACAACTCGGAGTGGACTGACTAGCTAAAGCTGAAGACTGAGAGAGAATGTGATGTGCTCTTCCTGTCTGAGTAACAGTAACTTTTCATGTGCAAGAtgaaaaaatccaaaatataatGTACCAAAGGTCACATATAACAATACAATGTCATACAACTAGAGGGACAGCACAATGACACAGAAATTATTGGTTAATGGattcaacacatacacacacacacacacacacacacacacagacacagacacacacacacacacacacagctttgaatTAATCATACAAGGCCAGTTATTTTGCTATAGCGAGTAGTAAGTTAAGAACAGTTAAATATCACACAACACAGGGAGGACAAGCTGCAGGTGCCAAAAATTTCTCTGCCACAGTGTATGAGAGGATGGAGTCACACCCACTTAACGAGGGgttcaaagagacagaaaattacaTGATTTAGCCTGAGGCATTTAAATGAAAGActaatgtgaaatgaaaaaatgcAGAGTAGATAAGTTTTATTTGtgattgaaataaaaaaaagaacaaaaggaatTTCCTATCAACAATTAAGGATAAGGCAACAAAgagtaaagaagaaaatgattAGACTTTGATTTGACAGTAATCCCATAATCCCATGTTTAGGAATATGTAATAACTGTTTGGAGTATTTTATGGACAGACACCCTACAGTAAACCACATTTTTCTATACTTAAAAGAGTGTAAAGAAATGACCCTGCAGGTGTGTTGTGGTACAAATCTTTCCAAACCTTTCGAAAGAACCATGTTGAAAAATAACCTATGGTACGTTCGGCACAGATAGGATGGGATAATAATGAGGATGATGACGACAATCAGGCCCAAGAGAGGCTAATAATTACTCTCTGTGTTCTGGAAATGGTCGTGACTAAGCGCTTGATAAACACGAGGTGGCCGCTTGGAGATTGTGATGGGCTGCCGCTTTCTCGGGGTGATCCGCGGAGGAGGGACAGGTGGGGCGGTGCTGTCCTCTGGCAAACAACTGAAGATCtgtaatcacaaaaaaaagaaaagttacagTAACACTTTGGTTCAGTAGCTAGTATTTCAGCTACATACAGCCCAAATGAAATGATATAAATATAGAAAAGAACAAGCATGAAAAAGACTTTTTTcccctaaaatgtcaaacttttcatTTAAGTGAGACAAAATGCTCTCGCTCGGAAAATGTACCTTTTTGTACTCCTCAATCAGAATCTCTACAACAATGTTTTGGAACTTGATGTCCAACATGGCCGCCACAGTCTCCTCCTTTGCTCTCATCAGTGTGGGTCCGAAGATGACGGCCATGTTCGAAGGAGTCATGAAGTTTTCATCACTGTGACTGCACACGCTATCGACAAATACAAAGCTGGGTTTCATAAAATGCAATTAAGCTGCAGGCGGTGACACTTTAATTCAGCTCATTTCAGAAAGAGAGCAGTAGGTCGTTTGTaagcagcaaaaacaataaatcacaacAAAGCCCACTGGCACCTACTTGACCAAGTGTTTAATGAGCATCTCCAGCATCTCCCGATTCTTCTCTGGTAGTTTGTAGGTAAGTGAGTGAATTTCACTGAGTCGAAAGTCCAGATTATCTGACTCTGTGATacagagaacaaaacacaaagctgccTAATGGAAGAATTTCAAATAATGACATATGTACAGACAAAGAGAAGTATGTCAAGAAAGGATTTAGTCATATGTGATCATTTTAAAAACGATATGGAGTCGGGCACAGCCGCCCGCTGCGATGGCATCTGACTAATAAAAGAAAGTCTCCATAAAAAACTCAGGCCCCGTTTAGTTACTGAATGGCATTTCCAGGAAACTGAAACCACCAGTCTGTCTAAAGGACCACCTGTAACATCCTGACAGAATGAGGCTGATGCTATTAAACTCATTGTCTTCTCTGTTTTACAATGATGCCGTGTGACAGAGGAAAGCAAACAGGGGGCTTAAATTTCCTTTCGTGTCCCAGAGTGATACAGTTCTGCCTGAGGACCTGCTGAACCTGCAGTCTGCACAGTACTGATGTAAGAATGCCTCTTTCATACCTTGTATCAAAGTCTTTTCAAGGCAATgcttactgatggaaaactaaGATGCATGACAAGTTCATCAGTACTGCCCTGTACTATCTGAGGAGATCATCTAAAATTCACACTGAGCAACAGAGAAGTTGTTTTCCAGTATTGTATTGTAACAGGTGAGGACATGTTTGAAGCAAAAGTGCGTATCAAGTTCTAACCTTCCTAATGcctaaaacatcaaaacattttttcaaggGGATGCAGCGCCACACCTTTGCATTTCGAGGAATATCAGATTGAATTCGATTATGTCAATCTAAGTAAAATATTTCAATGGAGAATCTAGACCCAAGAGGAGGCAGACATAATGACACAATCATACCCCAGTCTTAGATAATTTCCAAAACATGTCTTACTTGCAGCACACATGAGGTCCCTGTGTAGACCGTAGGTCATCAGAGGCTCAGACAAACTCCTGCAGATACAGAAACAGTCTCGTAAACACCAGTGCAAAACAGCAGTGTAATATAACTCaccacataaaacacaaatgtgcactCATTTGTTACACAATCACACTAGAAAGCACTTAGAGAGTGCAACCTCTGTCAGGGCTGCATTTGTTATTGTAATAGCAGCAAACCTGGATATTTCcttggaaaagaaagaaatccttGGGATATTAAAGCTCTGTATGATGATGAATCCTGTAAAATTTTCAAGTGAGTCAGGATTTGGATCCCACTGAAatttatttgattattgtttAATTATGATCATATTATGCTGGAATTCAAATCAAATGTATCTTCAAGATAGAGTAAAGAACAGAGCTTTGATAACTGACAATTTCAAAAAAGAGCAGCTGCAACATCCAAATGTTACAGCGCATTTACAAGAAATTAATTATGTGCCTCCTACTCACATACatctattcacacacacatacacacacacacacacacacacaccttaggTAAAACTTCAATGCACTTGTGATGGTTTTAACGTCCCAGTCGTTGCTGTGAAGGTCCACGTCTCCCGGATTTGTGGGGTCTATGAAGGAGCAAATCAgaacacacaagcagaaaacaTTAAGTGCCGTTTATATCAAATCCCACATGAAGAACACTGAAAACCACTTGAGATCAGCACCGTTGACTGATCAAAGAAGCTGGCAAGCTCTAACATGTGGCGGCTCTAATTAAAAAATGCTAACAGATATGCAACATTGGACCAGGAAGTTATTAATATAAttgttagaaaaaaatgtaatatttatatatagatCTTTTTCCACAGAGGATATTTTGAGATGTcatggtttaaaataaaaaaaaaataaaaaaataaaaaaatatcagatgAATGATgactgaattccatttagctgcttcagtatcagggtcctggtattgttcatGCTGGTCACAACTTGACCAGCATGGTCAAGAGGACAGAGCTGCCATTAATGTAATTATTACAACTTGTGCTTTTACTACTATGAAaagccaaaatgtctgctgtgaattCAGATTAAAAATACACTGACATGTTTCCACCTTTTTAGTTAATTTGGCAAAACTGTTGCCTACtgacacatccagcagatgtAGAGCAGCATTAGGATTCATTTGGTGTTTGTCTACAAGGAATGAATGGAAGGCCAATAttcaccctcttttttttttttttagctttgtttttggtctccattGACTCCtcagggaaatatctggctcggCTAAATGCTCCagtatgttcaccagctaatcGCTAACTCTGGCTGCAGTTGAGCGAGTGGTATATGGTGGAATTTCAGAGCTCTTTCtctaaaaacagctgcctgcagtCAAAAATGATGCTATGGGAGTGAACCACAACATTAAAGCTGTGGACCAGTAAATCAAAGCAATGAGTTACAAGGTGCTGTAAAGCTTAATGGAAGAGCAGAGTCGGGTGTTGATCCTTTGTAGGTTCGTCACCACAAATGACCGCTTTCACATCCAGCACAGTCATCTCATGCATTCTCATTACAAAAATATTCTTTACGATCACTTTACAGCTGATCCCTCCAGAGCAGGAGCGCTGTGAGTGAGCAAGCCGCTGATATTTCACCGTCAGGCTCACATCCAAACTTCTCAAAAGCTGCAGAACCTGTTATGCTGTGGAGCCAGGTAGATGAGCCCAGCTGAGGACCGATGGAGCACATGTTCACAGGCTTATTTCCTTACCAAAGAAAGCATTTAAAAGCTTCTGCACTTGGATGTTGCTGCCAACTGTTCGGTACACTCCTTCTTGTGTCAATCctggaaagagaagagggaggaggtaAGAAGAAGGGGAGTGTAATCtggacaaacacagagcagtggaAATGTACCACATGCTTCTTTTAAGAGTCGGCATGAGCCTGAATTAAGATACAGATGTTCTTTCCTGATTATGAACGCTTCACTTAACCATTTAGTTTGAGAGTGAACCATGCTCCATGCTTGGATCATGAGTCAAATTACATGCTCGTGGCCTGAGTCCTTAATTCCATTCTTGTAAGATGAATCACACTAGTGCAGAAACATATTGTGACTGTACAATTATAAGCTTACATTTGGCTTAAACGTAGGgttgagatattttatttttatagtttttagCATGCGATAAGAGcctgcacagagaggagaaataaTAGTCAAAAatcattcttaaaaaaaaaaaaatagacagatagataaGACAGACAAACCTCTAATGGGCGTTCACAGTATAAATAAGGGATAAAGATGTGATGATTAAATGTCTGCACAATCTGAAATAGATTATTATTTCAGTCTACTACAATTGTgatgaaagacttttttttttgccttgagAGCAGCCTGCAGGAGTGGCATGAAAATGACTAACCTATGACTCAACTACGCCCCCTTAAGGGCATGTAGGCAAACTAACTGAAGTGCAGGCAGCTGGGATAAACCTCTAATAGGACACTTTACCTTTTGTTTCAACATAGTTGATGCACTTTCTCACAAACTTGAATCCAATTTCATTGAGCTCCACTGTggaatcgaaaaaaaaaaacgcatacaAAAAATGTGCAGATTTAACAACAAACGATAATATTAAGACAATACTTCTCATTGTTAAATCATGTATAAAGATGCTTTTAGTGATATAACAAGTAAATTCAGACActattgtgtctgtgtataaTATCAATGTCAACATCTTCAGATGTTGAGAATAATTCTGACTTACTTTCAGCTTGCTTGTGAATTGGAGAATGATAGatctgaaatgagaaaaaatgcAAAAGGAAAGTGAAGACTGCAAAGCATGTGGAAAAATCTACCACagcctgattaaaaaaaaaacctgatgatGGTACAAGAGCACAAAACTGCTCCACTGAAAACCAACTTCCAGGACACAGTAAAGGCTTCCAGGATGCATGAGGGAAATTTTAGCACCATTTTCCACTTAAAGTTTACCTGGGGAGTAAAtctaaaatacaaagaaaaaaggatGGCAGGATGTGTCGGGTTAGGCTGGAAAACAGGAAAGATTTCTGCATCAAAAACAACCAGTACATGACTACATTCATAGTCACCAGTAACACACCCAGAGCATCTAACTCGCTCAGAGACCAGTCAGTGACTGTCAGATGTGGTAGATTTTATATCATAGGTTTATCTGACTTCTCCCCCAAAATAGCCTTGTGGCCTCCCCCACTaatgaaggtcagaggtcaggaccagctacagagcagctgcagacagcagacactGGTCCAAGGACGCTTCAGCGGGGGAGTGTTTGTCGTCACAGGCAGTAGAAGTGTGAAGTATCACTGTTGCATCCCATTACTGATTTAGAACTGAGCAGAGAACAACTACTACTAAATCACCTGTCATGTCCGTATGCAGGAGTTTACTCTCAGCTTTGTTTTGGGAGGAAATTATTTAGACTTTAACAGACGCTAAGGGAAGTAACACGTGTTCTCTTTAGGGATATTCACATGGTACTGAGTTCCGTTATtctaaaatacagaaacacgTGTGTTATGAGTCAGGACCCACAAATCTGAATGCAAAGATAATGAAGCTGCCTtttgagtgagagagaggaactGCTGACAAAAACTGAGTTTTTATCCAATTTtggaatgttttcatttcagtggctAAAAAGAAAATTGCCAAAATGTCCTATTGCTTAGGAGAGTCTGAAGAGGCACATGCAAGCATTTTGATCTTTGTCCTGCACTTTAACGCcagtttcaaaacattttagtgGAAAGTGAAGTGATCTGAAAGTGTAGAATTACATGTGTCGTTTTGGCACATGGGCTCATGCATGTCAACCACTTCTTGGTCTGGATATGTGAGAGATTTGCCAAAACAGGCTTATGAACTGTAATGGATCAACTGGCTGCTCGGTTTTTGGGATGGTTTTGCTTCCAAAGCTTCTGGGGATGTTTGTATGGGCACAAAACCCCTGGAATTATGGCCAAAGTGGGTCAACCAGGGCAGCAAGTAATAgctttctttattttcaaataagCTGCAGATAATTTTATTGATTAACTGACAAGTTGTTttgtcaatttaaaaaaaaaaaaaaaggctgagccCAAAGTGCCGCTGCCTGCAGCAAATCCTCTGAAGCTCATCTGAGgaggagctcagtggtcgccattCTGACTGTGATGATGATATCATCGCTGCTGTGGTCCAAGACTTGCACTTCCACGTTTAGTACGAATACCGGACTAAACGTGCGAATGTAGGAGGGGACAGTGTTGACAAATAAAtgtgctaggttttctaaaactgattCCTTCTAGCTCAGGCCACCAACTTATCGATCATCCCTCATACATGAGAATCATCATACTTTCAGAGCAAGGATCTGTCCTCTAGAGACTTACAGTAAGATAGCAGAGTATAAGGAAGTTTGAAAACATGCAGTATGTTCAGAGAGACCCAAAGGTGGCAGATATTATGTATAGCATAAATAAAGAGTAATCTGTGTCCATAAGGAAGCAATGACAGAGATGAGTCGACAAAGTTGGTGTGAAagaagtattattattataacaccACACAGAGTTTATCCTTATACACGCTGAAGGCTCAGAGACACTGTAGACACATTAGATCTCGGGGAATATTTAGGTGAAGCGGGTGGAAAAGCTATTGTGAAATTTTCATAATATACAGAAGTCATTGAGGAAGTTGCACAGGAAGAGGGCACTGAAAAGTGTGCCTTCTGTTATTTTCACATCCTCTGACAGAGACGGTTTATGTGTTTTGTCCACGATTCACACCACATCCACCATTAAGCCGCCTGAGAAAAACAACTGAAAGCACACACGTGTTTACAGATACAGCCAAAAGAGGAATTCACAAGGTTGTAAATTCTGTTACTAAGGCACTCTGGTACATCATTGCCTCAAACTTGCTCAATGCAGAGACAGATCATGGGAGCAGCAAAGTTTGGAAGATCAGCAAGTTGACAGTTTCTATTAACGCCTAAACATGATTTTAAGAgctggcaagaaaaaaaaaaaacaaaccctgtgAATTCAGCCGTGCTGTGAGAGGGTAATAAGGTTAACCAGTTGCCACCATTTAGCCACACACTGATGGATTAATGCGTCTGACAAGCTTCCTTACCATCCCTCACACATCTGTAATAGAGAAGTCCTAATGAGCTCACCCGTGCCTACATCCTGCGGTGCTCGACAGATTTCAGCATGTGAGCTGTGACTTGCCTTACGTGACAGATATGATAAATTATGCTGttttcttaaaacaaacaaatataaaaaaggtTCAACTGATTCATTTTGTGaagataaaacacatttaattagATGCAACCCAATTAGGAAGCTGCAAATGACATGAATCTTGACAAGAACAACTGTAACCTCTTCCAGAAAAAGATATTGTGATTACTGATTCAACTGTCTGCTAAATGCAGGGAGATtttacaggaagaaaaaaaaaacaaacaaaaaaaaaacaggtttggaTAGACTAAGACGCGCAGACCAGAAATGTAAACCGGTGTTTTGGAGTTTTATGTGTATTGTAACAGCAAAGCCATTTTCACAGCAATCCTAAATGAGATGAGAAATAAACTCACCGGCTCTTTCCCGTCCATGGCCTCCATCCACAACTTCCTGTCCCCCTCCGAAAGAGCCTGGAAAGTGACGGGTGTGTTTCTATGGAAACAGTAACAATGTGTCATTAAAGAGGAAAAGGTTGCaattaaattattcattcatATGATGTGCTGCTACAGTTTCCAACCACTGGGAACAtttagctttttgtttttttgtaagcGTGTGAATGtcatgaatcacacacacagttttcaagGAAAtcagggtggacaaaataacaagaACACCACAGGAAGAAGGGCTCAGTGTCTCTGAAGTAACTGACTAACTTCTTGGTGCTGATGATGGAAGCAAGACACGGGAGATAAATAAGACAAGCATGAAGAGATGATGAAAATCCATTGTCGCAATCTGTCTGCTGGAGAAGCAACAAAATCTAGTGCCAAATTTTACAGCTTGTAGGCCACTGAATTAATTGTTAACTAAAACAACTGTGCTACGAGTTTAAAGCTCGTTCTGCCAACTGAAATGATCAACACGCTATGAAGAAACCTTctaaaactcattttaaataaCTTTCTGTCGGAATCGATAGGAAAATATATAACCCTGATATCTACAGGAGCCACAGGTTTTTCACATGGAGGATGTGTTAATGGGTGCAAACTGGGATGAAAACAATTTTAGCAAACAAAAGACCACAGATAACATGAGGGATATGTAAGTAAGAGAAATTACTACTCAATCACTGCAcctaaggtcaaaggtcagggtgAGGTACTAGCACAGGGAGCATTTCAGAGACGTTCAGGTGGGCGGACGCTTACCTTAAAACATCCTGAACCAACAACCCTGTCTTCTGCACTAGACAGCGCTGCCACCTTGAGTTTATCACACAGCTGTCTAGTCAATGTGTTGTTGTTCAGttcacacacttgcacaaatTAGTTGCTCAACATTCAGACACTCTCAAGCACTTAATGCATAATTCAAGCAGcttttaaacctttaaaacaCCCTTTTGACACACTAAGTATCTCCACGGATACAAGAAACCTGATTACAACAGAAAGTGTCTATTAAAATGCATTTAGTACTGAATGGCCTGCTTATATAAATATGAGCTTGTTGTGTTCCTTCCCCTGAAATCACTGAGTTTGCCATCTGTTTCCAGCATGCGCCCGTTGCTTAGGGATTGTTTGGGCTACAGTCCATTTAGCCCTCACACTCTGTCCTTGTGAACCACCTGTTCACCTCGCTGCCTGAACCTGTTTATCCCACAGGGCTTTCGCATTGCCTCATCTCACAGTTTCTCAGATTTGTTTGCGCTAACCTCTCGTTAGTTTCCACGTCGAAGCAGAAGCGCTTGTCTATGGACTCTGTCTTCCGGCGGACGCAGGATTTCAGTGTCAGCTGCGTAGGGCCCTGcggggaaagagagaaagttggAAAGTGGTCGCTGATGCAAGATGGAGATGACGATGACGATAGAAGAGCCAGCATCTGAGGATATAAACTGGCTAAAGATACTGTGGATGTCAGAGTATTAcagatgtttctctgtggtTCTGTACTAATAATAACACGTTTTACCTGTTTAGTTGTGGGTTTCTGTTCACATGGCACCATGACCAGCTGTCTCCCCTCCTTGTGATACTTGCAATAATATTTGACCCATGATACACCCAAAGCCCctgttggaagaaaaaaaaaaaaaaaaaaaaaaaaacaacacaggacaTGTCAGAGGGAATTCGAGCCAGAGCCTATGCAAGCAACTAGATTGTATGTAAAGCATGCAGTGCACTCACACTTCTCCTGACAGTACAGATAACCCTCCATTGGCACAAAATTGTGCATTTTGCAGACCTGGGATgggtttttcattcttttcatcagctcctccatctcctcgCGGGTGCTCTCATAGTGGTTTCTGGTCTGCAGGCAAAACCAGACAGCCCTTAAGAAGCTTACAGACGTCAAATTAAAGGATATTAAATCTCACTAATGGCATCTTTTGTTGCGGGTCACACCACTTACGTTCTGCaagctgagctgcagctcctgcttATAAGGCATGAAGTCCTGAGTCATCTCCACTGTCAGGTTGTTGAGTGTCAAAATGCTGTGAAGAAACGCCAGCACCTGTCCAACCAAAGCAAATGTACTTAAGACTGCTATCACGAACTCTCAGAGCACAGGGACCATTGTCATAaagaatggatggatggctACTGGGATTTAGTTTTGTCTGGCTAATAGTTTTTTCCTTGATCTCttgttacgtgtgtgtgtgtgtgtgtgtgtgtgtgtgtgtgtgtagcagcaaagaggaagagtgGGAGACCACAGGCAGTACTCACAGGCTCCACCACATCAAACTTCTTCCTGTCCTGCACCTGATGTATCTGGTACACGTACTCCACCGAGGATTCATAGAAGTTCACCCGCTCTTTGTCCAGGAGTTCATCAGCCTGTagtgaaaaaacaaaggaaatttCAAATTTCCCTGGTGGCTTTTTGCATTTACCTACACAATGAATGTAAAATATTGGCTGTACTTCACCCAACCTCCTGAAGTTGGCTCTCTTTCTTCTTGGCAGAAAGATTCAGGTGTTTGTC
This genomic stretch from Toxotes jaculatrix isolate fToxJac2 chromosome 12, fToxJac2.pri, whole genome shotgun sequence harbors:
- the LOC121190670 gene encoding oligophrenin-1-like produces the protein MGHPPLEFSDCYLDSPEFRETLKCYELELERTSKFLKELIKDGNSVITAIKGYSVAVQKFSQTLSMFQFDFIGDSLTDDEINIAESFQEFAGLLQEVEHDRMMLVQNASDLLIKPLEKFRKEQIGVTKEKKKKFEKESEKYYSQLDKHLNLSAKKKESQLQEADELLDKERVNFYESSVEYVYQIHQVQDRKKFDVVEPVLAFLHSILTLNNLTVEMTQDFMPYKQELQLSLQNTRNHYESTREEMEELMKRMKNPSQVCKMHNFVPMEGYLYCQEKWALGVSWVKYYCKYHKEGRQLVMVPCEQKPTTKQGPTQLTLKSCVRRKTESIDKRFCFDVETNERNTPVTFQALSEGDRKLWMEAMDGKEPIYHSPIHKQAEMELNEIGFKFVRKCINYVETKGLTQEGVYRTVGSNIQVQKLLNAFFDPTNPGDVDLHSNDWDVKTITSALKFYLRSLSEPLMTYGLHRDLMCAAKSDNLDFRLSEIHSLTYKLPEKNREMLEMLIKHLVNVCSHSDENFMTPSNMAVIFGPTLMRAKEETVAAMLDIKFQNIVVEILIEEYKKIFSCLPEDSTAPPVPPPRITPRKRQPITISKRPPRVYQALSHDHFQNTENGQDDSSSADLGVPVSPVPLQRTKPISCAPQVPKEPPPRQVLMPRPANRQDRHSDFDAGKIDDSRHKPDSSSAANGESGVYVSRVPSFQSRRPQPKGASASREGDSDGLTRTRSTEKHAICRPPVRPPEPPSRYPTPQKPQTTASSEGTPTSYVASKTKFFENASRQVGSSPASTLPSTVTNVKKEN